A single genomic interval of Chitinophaga sp. 180180018-3 harbors:
- a CDS encoding cytochrome c peroxidase, producing the protein MQYKAIYIVGTFCLLLLLVQAGASKIVERGPEPLALQLPPHFPKPVYDFSKNPLTKQGVELGRFMFYDYRLSKDSTVSCGFCHQQFAAFGHFDHPLAHGVEGNQGNRSVPVLFNMIWQRSFMWDGGVNHLEIQPLTPLTDPREMGMDLKTLLRNMQADARYQRMFKAAFGTPEVTSERMFKAFAQFIATMISAGSKYDSVMLKLPGAAFTAEEEAGYAIFREKCAACHKEPLFTDLSYRSNGLPYLSALNDIGRMKITGNTDDNLRFKVPSLRNILKSSPYMHDGRFFDIFQVFDFYDHGIQVTPTTDPLVRNGIRLSETEKRRLYFFLNTLTDYSFLGNKQLSEVRIAASY; encoded by the coding sequence ATGCAATACAAGGCCATATATATTGTAGGTACTTTCTGCCTGTTGCTGTTGCTGGTACAGGCCGGCGCCAGCAAGATAGTGGAGAGAGGCCCTGAGCCGCTTGCGTTACAGCTGCCGCCGCATTTTCCCAAACCAGTGTATGATTTCTCGAAAAATCCGCTTACTAAACAGGGAGTGGAACTGGGGCGGTTTATGTTCTATGATTACCGGTTGTCGAAAGACAGCACCGTATCCTGTGGATTTTGCCATCAGCAGTTTGCTGCATTCGGGCATTTCGATCATCCGCTGGCGCATGGCGTGGAAGGGAACCAGGGCAACCGTTCGGTGCCTGTACTGTTCAACATGATTTGGCAAAGGAGCTTCATGTGGGATGGAGGAGTGAATCACCTGGAGATACAACCACTTACACCATTAACAGATCCCCGTGAAATGGGAATGGACCTGAAAACACTGCTCCGGAATATGCAGGCGGATGCCCGCTACCAGCGCATGTTTAAAGCTGCTTTCGGAACACCCGAAGTCACCAGCGAGCGTATGTTCAAGGCTTTTGCGCAGTTTATAGCCACCATGATATCGGCCGGATCAAAATATGATAGTGTGATGCTGAAGCTGCCGGGGGCCGCTTTTACAGCCGAAGAGGAAGCTGGCTATGCTATATTCAGGGAAAAATGTGCTGCCTGTCATAAAGAACCTTTGTTCACAGACCTGAGTTACAGAAGTAACGGATTACCTTATCTGTCTGCTTTAAATGATATAGGAAGAATGAAAATCACCGGCAATACCGATGATAATTTGCGGTTTAAAGTACCGTCGCTCCGCAATATCCTGAAGAGCTCTCCGTATATGCACGACGGCCGTTTCTTTGATATTTTTCAGGTATTTGATTTCTATGATCACGGCATACAGGTAACTCCTACCACTGATCCGCTGGTGCGAAATGGCATTCGTTTATCAGAAACAGAAAAAAGGAGATTATATTTTTTCCTGAACACTTTAACGGATTATTCTTTTCTGGGCAACAAACAACTTAGTGAGGTGAGAATAGCTGCCAGCTACTAG
- a CDS encoding DNA-3-methyladenine glycosylase I has product MGTKEKVRCSWSEKDKLYQDYHDHEWGTPNHDDKHLFEMLCLEGAQAGLSWYTVLTKRENYRKAFDNWDAKKIAKYDEKKIEALMQNEGIIRNRLKINATIGNAKAFLAVQKEFGSFDQYIWSFVQHRPIINHYKDMKQVPAKTAISDAMSKDLLKRGFKFVGSTICYAYMQATGMVDDHMEGCWKK; this is encoded by the coding sequence ATGGGAACTAAAGAAAAAGTAAGATGTAGCTGGTCAGAGAAAGATAAACTCTATCAGGATTATCACGACCATGAATGGGGTACTCCCAATCATGACGATAAACATCTCTTTGAAATGCTGTGCCTGGAAGGCGCACAGGCCGGCCTTAGCTGGTATACCGTGCTCACCAAACGGGAGAACTACCGCAAAGCATTCGATAACTGGGATGCAAAAAAAATTGCGAAGTACGACGAGAAAAAAATAGAAGCATTAATGCAGAATGAAGGCATTATCCGTAATCGCCTGAAGATAAATGCGACGATAGGTAATGCCAAAGCATTTCTCGCTGTGCAGAAAGAGTTCGGTTCGTTCGACCAATACATCTGGTCGTTCGTACAGCATAGGCCCATTATTAATCATTACAAAGATATGAAGCAGGTTCCTGCCAAAACAGCGATCTCCGATGCCATGAGCAAAGACCTGCTCAAACGCGGGTTTAAGTTCGTTGGCTCCACTATCTGTTACGCTTATATGCAGGCTACCGGCATGGTGGATGATCATATGGAAGGATGCTGGAAGAAGTAG
- a CDS encoding DUF4954 family protein: MNKIQKRPLSELGYNFIETTLPKGKDEYYLRNEQWSRQDQYRRLTAYEIEALVRNDNTSDDWNIIFVSNEFNPQLVQHCHFFGMVRIGKLEPYYLEFHNLRMPVGLYNSTICACDFGDNVVVHNVNYLSHYILGNEVMVANVNEMATTDYAKFGNGILKDGENESGRIWMELCNENGGRSVMPFDGMLPGDAYLWTRYRDDEQLQQQFKSFTEKQFDKRRGYYGMVGDRTVIKNCKMIKDVTIGTDAYLKGANKLKNLTINSSADASSQIGEGCELVNGVVGYGCRVFYGVKAVRFVMASHSQLKYGARLINSYLGNNATISCCEVLNSLIFPAHEQHHNNSFLCAALIMGQSNMAAGATIGSNHNSRGADGEIIAGRGFWPGLCVSLKHNSRFACFTLISKGNYMSELNIPIPFSLVVNDEHDNRLKIMPGYWFLYNMYAIARNSWKYVDRDKRTDKVQLIEYDYLAPDSVEELFDTLEIMETATGKAWYALPENTVKKELTEKDIRKKGKELLLHHPEEVAKLTILVKGFENSSREVQLLKVHRAYPLFREMIVLYGIKNIMAVDMPSFAALQTAVKTAKREAWHNIGGQLMKAATVEQLKSRIKKNKINGWPQLHAAYEETGRNYAADKLGHAVAALLEIKEAGSLSAGQLAAWMKESVATQEWITGQIRRSREKDYKNPFRRMTYQNENEMNIVVGSLENNSFINQTATELEAYKTKVNKIIREWELKKK, translated from the coding sequence ATGAACAAAATCCAAAAACGCCCCCTCTCCGAACTGGGGTATAACTTCATTGAAACCACGTTACCGAAAGGCAAGGACGAATACTATCTGCGGAATGAGCAATGGAGCCGGCAGGATCAGTACAGAAGGCTTACTGCGTATGAGATAGAAGCCCTGGTACGTAACGACAATACCTCCGACGACTGGAATATCATATTTGTATCCAACGAATTTAATCCGCAACTGGTACAGCACTGCCACTTCTTTGGCATGGTGCGCATTGGTAAGCTGGAGCCATATTACCTCGAGTTCCATAATCTGCGGATGCCCGTAGGCTTGTACAACAGCACCATCTGCGCGTGCGATTTCGGCGACAACGTAGTAGTACACAACGTGAATTATCTTTCCCACTATATACTCGGCAATGAAGTAATGGTAGCCAACGTAAATGAGATGGCTACTACCGATTATGCCAAATTTGGTAATGGGATTTTGAAAGATGGAGAAAACGAAAGTGGCCGCATATGGATGGAGCTGTGTAACGAAAACGGTGGCAGAAGCGTGATGCCTTTCGATGGCATGCTTCCCGGAGATGCTTACCTGTGGACCCGCTACCGGGATGATGAGCAACTGCAGCAACAGTTTAAATCCTTCACTGAAAAGCAATTCGACAAACGACGTGGTTATTATGGCATGGTGGGTGATCGTACCGTGATCAAGAACTGTAAGATGATCAAAGATGTAACCATTGGTACGGATGCCTACCTGAAAGGGGCAAATAAACTAAAGAACCTGACTATTAACAGCAGTGCAGATGCTTCCTCCCAGATTGGAGAAGGCTGCGAACTGGTGAATGGTGTTGTAGGCTACGGCTGCCGCGTGTTCTACGGTGTTAAAGCCGTACGCTTTGTAATGGCTTCGCACTCTCAGCTGAAATACGGTGCCCGGCTGATCAACTCCTATCTTGGCAATAACGCTACTATTTCCTGCTGCGAAGTATTGAACTCATTGATATTTCCGGCACATGAACAGCACCATAACAACTCCTTCCTTTGTGCCGCACTGATCATGGGGCAAAGCAATATGGCGGCAGGCGCCACCATTGGCTCCAATCATAACTCCCGGGGCGCCGATGGGGAGATCATTGCCGGCAGGGGCTTCTGGCCAGGGCTATGCGTTAGCCTTAAACACAATTCCCGTTTCGCCTGCTTCACGCTGATCTCGAAAGGTAACTATATGTCGGAACTGAATATCCCCATCCCTTTCAGCCTTGTTGTGAATGATGAACACGACAACCGCCTGAAAATAATGCCCGGATACTGGTTCCTGTATAACATGTATGCTATTGCGCGCAACTCCTGGAAGTATGTGGACCGCGATAAACGGACCGACAAAGTACAGCTGATCGAATACGATTACCTGGCGCCTGATTCCGTGGAAGAACTATTCGATACCCTGGAAATCATGGAAACAGCTACTGGTAAAGCATGGTATGCCCTCCCCGAAAACACTGTTAAAAAAGAACTAACTGAGAAGGATATACGAAAGAAAGGGAAAGAATTATTACTGCATCATCCGGAAGAAGTAGCTAAGCTGACCATTCTCGTTAAAGGCTTCGAGAACAGCTCCCGGGAAGTGCAATTGTTAAAAGTTCACCGGGCCTATCCATTGTTCCGGGAAATGATCGTACTTTATGGTATTAAAAATATCATGGCAGTGGATATGCCCTCTTTCGCCGCATTACAAACAGCTGTTAAAACGGCGAAGCGGGAGGCCTGGCATAATATCGGCGGACAATTGATGAAAGCAGCAACAGTAGAGCAACTCAAATCCAGGATCAAAAAGAACAAGATCAATGGATGGCCTCAACTGCATGCCGCCTATGAAGAAACAGGCCGTAACTATGCTGCTGATAAGCTGGGACACGCTGTAGCTGCTTTGCTGGAAATCAAAGAGGCAGGCAGTCTGAGTGCGGGGCAGCTGGCAGCCTGGATGAAGGAATCCGTTGCCACACAGGAATGGATCACCGGCCAGATCAGGCGCAGTCGCGAGAAAGATTATAAAAATCCTTTCCGGCGCATGACCTACCAGAATGAAAATGAAATGAATATCGTGGTAGGCAGCCTGGAAAACAATAGCTTTATCAATCAGACTGCCACCGAGCTGGAGGCCTACAAGACTAAAGTGAACAAAATTATCAGAGAATGGGAACTAAAGAAAAAGTAA
- the glmS gene encoding glutamine--fructose-6-phosphate transaminase (isomerizing), translating into MCGIVAYIGQREAYPVVLKGLKRLEYRGYDSAGVAIINGGLKVYKRKDKVAALEEFVAGKDMHSHISIGHTRWATHGEPCDRNAHPHLSGDGKLAMIHNGIIENYVQLKQELINQGHVFHSDTDTEVLLHFIEEIKKQNQCSLEEALRIALKRVVGAYVIVLIDEDNPDTLIAARKGSPLVIGVGKGEHFLASDASPIIEYTKEVVYVNDYEIAIIKADELILKNISNERQTPYIQKLDMELAAIEKGGYDHFMLKEIFEQPQTIFDSLRGRLDAKKGTLTMGGMREYADILSNAKRIIIVACGTSWHAGLVAEYMIEELCRIPVEVEYASEFRYRNPVVGEGDVIIAVSQSGETADTLVAIESAKEKGAIILGVCNVVGSSIARLSHAGAYTHAGPEIGVASTKAFTAQLAVLCLVGLKLAADKGTIAPQRFQHLLDELDQIPEKVAIALKLDEQIKQVADKYKDARDFLYLGRGYNFPVALEGALKLKEISYIHAEGYPAAEMKHGPIALVDEHLPVVIVATKDSYYEKVVSNIQEIKARKGKVIAVVTEGDTTIPPMADDVIFVPAADELVAPIISVIPLQLLAYHIGVLKGLDVDKPRNLAKSVTVE; encoded by the coding sequence ATGTGTGGAATAGTTGCTTATATCGGGCAGAGAGAAGCCTACCCGGTAGTATTAAAGGGCCTCAAAAGACTGGAATACCGCGGATATGACAGCGCGGGCGTAGCCATTATTAACGGTGGTTTAAAAGTATACAAGCGAAAAGACAAAGTTGCCGCTTTGGAGGAATTCGTGGCCGGGAAGGATATGCACAGTCATATCTCCATTGGTCATACCCGCTGGGCCACTCATGGGGAGCCATGCGACCGGAATGCCCACCCTCACTTATCCGGTGATGGCAAACTGGCCATGATTCATAATGGCATCATCGAAAACTACGTACAGTTAAAGCAGGAACTGATTAATCAGGGACACGTTTTTCATAGTGATACCGATACGGAAGTGTTGCTTCACTTCATTGAAGAAATTAAAAAACAAAACCAGTGCTCCCTCGAAGAAGCACTGCGTATTGCTTTAAAAAGGGTAGTAGGCGCGTATGTGATTGTATTGATAGACGAAGACAATCCGGATACACTTATCGCCGCCCGCAAGGGAAGTCCGCTGGTAATTGGCGTTGGTAAGGGAGAGCATTTCCTTGCTTCTGATGCGTCGCCTATTATTGAGTATACAAAAGAGGTCGTATATGTGAACGACTATGAAATTGCCATCATCAAGGCAGATGAACTGATTCTGAAAAACATCTCCAACGAAAGGCAAACACCTTACATCCAGAAGCTGGATATGGAGCTGGCTGCCATTGAAAAAGGCGGGTATGACCATTTCATGCTGAAGGAAATATTTGAACAGCCTCAAACCATCTTCGATAGTTTGCGTGGCCGCCTGGATGCGAAGAAAGGTACCCTCACCATGGGAGGCATGCGCGAGTATGCAGATATATTGAGCAATGCCAAACGTATCATCATCGTAGCCTGCGGTACCTCCTGGCATGCCGGGCTGGTAGCAGAATACATGATAGAGGAATTATGCCGCATACCGGTAGAAGTGGAATATGCTTCGGAATTCCGTTATCGCAACCCGGTAGTGGGTGAAGGCGATGTTATCATTGCCGTATCTCAATCCGGAGAAACAGCAGATACGCTGGTAGCCATTGAAAGCGCCAAAGAAAAAGGCGCGATCATACTCGGCGTTTGTAACGTGGTAGGTTCTTCTATTGCACGTTTATCACATGCAGGTGCTTATACCCACGCAGGGCCGGAAATCGGCGTTGCCAGCACCAAAGCATTCACTGCGCAGCTGGCGGTACTTTGCCTCGTAGGTCTCAAACTGGCGGCCGATAAAGGCACTATCGCACCTCAGCGCTTTCAGCACCTGCTGGACGAACTGGATCAGATACCGGAAAAAGTAGCCATAGCCCTGAAACTTGACGAGCAAATCAAACAGGTGGCTGATAAATATAAAGATGCACGCGACTTCCTGTACCTCGGCCGTGGGTATAACTTCCCGGTTGCACTGGAAGGCGCACTTAAACTGAAAGAAATTTCGTATATCCATGCAGAAGGATACCCTGCTGCGGAAATGAAACACGGTCCTATAGCCCTGGTAGATGAGCACCTGCCAGTGGTGATAGTAGCCACCAAAGACAGTTACTACGAAAAAGTTGTATCAAACATACAGGAGATCAAAGCCCGCAAGGGTAAAGTGATCGCTGTAGTCACCGAAGGAGATACCACCATCCCACCCATGGCAGACGATGTGATATTCGTACCCGCTGCCGACGAGCTGGTTGCTCCTATCATTTCGGTGATCCCTCTTCAGCTGCTCGCATACCATATCGGCGTTCTGAAAGGTCTGGATGTAGATAAACCCAGGAATCTGGCGAAGTCTGTAACCGTTGAATAA
- a CDS encoding prolyl oligopeptidase family serine peptidase: protein MRKWVLPVMIIISAIRVSAQQGGSLTVEKIMRDPKWIGTSPDNVFWGTDNQTVYFSWNPDKQLSDSLYFIQVKNTSPGKTAAADRALISARANGTYNTDRSLLTYSYQGDVYILEIKTGKTIRVTNTATAAVQPVFSFNGRQVVFRQHNDLYAWDRASGLISQLTAFTDGAQPAEKKDNQDGNAEEKYLKNQQLELLDIIRDKKNRKDAATAFNKAYAPKKLRPLYLQGKQLRELQISPDGRFVTYTLFTTPTDTRNTVVPEFVTAAGYTTDIVSRDKVGAPQGSYESFVYDRQQDTLLRIKTTDLPGIKDLPDYVKDYTKKDTPHIRDVIVNGPYWTDQGTRAIVDIRSLDNKDRWIALLDAATGTLKPLNRQRDEAWVAGPGIGWTEGGGNLGWIDENTCWFQSEASGYSHLYTAHADNGNVQQLTSGNYEVQTAQLSPDKQHFYITTNEVHPGEKQFYRIGVKGGKAERITTMEGANDVSVSPDGKWIAFRYSYSNKPWELYLQPNTPGAKAVQVTSQAQSDEFRAYPWRDPRVITFQARDQQPVYARLYTPDPAKNNGAAVIFVHGAGYLQNAHKWWSSYFREYMFHNLLTDKGFTVMDIDYRGSAGYGRNWRTGIYRYMGGKDLDDEVDAARYLAEKLQVDAGRIGIYGGSYGGFMTLMAMFTKPGVFASGAALRSVTDWAHYNHGYTSNILNEPFTDSIAYRRSSPIWFADGLKGHLLMCHGMVDTNVHFQDIVRLSQRLIELGKNNWELAVYPVEDHGFTTPGSWTDEYKRILLLFERTLLKK, encoded by the coding sequence ATGAGAAAATGGGTACTCCCCGTTATGATAATTATCTCCGCGATCCGTGTAAGTGCCCAGCAGGGCGGATCGCTGACGGTAGAAAAGATCATGCGCGACCCCAAATGGATAGGAACTTCTCCTGATAATGTATTCTGGGGTACTGATAACCAAACCGTCTACTTCAGTTGGAATCCGGATAAACAGCTGTCTGATTCCCTGTACTTCATCCAGGTAAAAAATACCTCTCCGGGGAAAACTGCTGCGGCAGACCGTGCACTGATCAGCGCCAGAGCCAATGGTACGTACAATACCGACAGATCCCTGCTGACGTATAGCTATCAGGGTGATGTGTATATACTGGAGATAAAAACCGGGAAAACCATCCGGGTTACCAATACTGCTACAGCAGCTGTGCAGCCTGTATTCAGCTTTAACGGCAGGCAGGTGGTGTTTCGTCAACATAACGACCTTTATGCCTGGGACAGGGCCTCCGGCCTTATCAGCCAGCTGACAGCCTTCACAGACGGCGCTCAGCCTGCAGAAAAGAAAGACAACCAGGATGGTAATGCGGAAGAGAAATACCTGAAAAATCAGCAACTGGAGCTGCTGGATATTATCCGCGACAAAAAAAACCGTAAAGATGCCGCCACGGCCTTCAATAAGGCCTATGCCCCGAAAAAGCTCCGCCCTCTTTATCTACAGGGAAAACAACTCCGCGAGCTGCAGATCAGCCCGGATGGCCGCTTTGTTACTTATACCCTCTTTACCACGCCAACGGATACACGTAATACTGTTGTTCCGGAATTTGTTACGGCTGCCGGATATACTACCGATATCGTTTCGAGAGATAAAGTGGGCGCGCCACAGGGCAGCTATGAAAGCTTTGTCTACGACCGCCAACAGGATACCCTGCTACGCATAAAAACGACAGACCTGCCTGGTATAAAAGACCTCCCTGACTACGTCAAAGATTATACGAAAAAAGATACACCGCATATCAGAGATGTGATAGTGAACGGTCCGTACTGGACAGACCAGGGCACACGTGCCATCGTGGATATCCGGTCGCTCGATAACAAAGACCGCTGGATCGCGCTCCTGGATGCGGCTACCGGTACCCTCAAACCCCTGAACCGGCAACGCGATGAAGCCTGGGTAGCCGGCCCCGGCATAGGCTGGACAGAAGGCGGTGGCAACCTCGGCTGGATTGATGAAAACACCTGCTGGTTCCAATCGGAAGCCAGTGGCTATTCCCACTTATACACCGCACATGCCGATAATGGCAACGTTCAGCAGCTTACCAGCGGCAACTATGAAGTGCAAACAGCCCAGCTATCGCCCGACAAGCAGCATTTCTACATCACTACCAACGAAGTACATCCCGGAGAAAAGCAATTTTATCGTATAGGCGTTAAAGGTGGCAAGGCCGAAAGGATCACCACTATGGAAGGCGCCAATGATGTGAGCGTATCTCCCGATGGCAAGTGGATCGCATTCCGGTATTCTTATTCCAATAAACCCTGGGAGCTGTACCTGCAGCCCAATACGCCGGGAGCCAAAGCGGTTCAGGTAACAAGCCAGGCGCAATCGGACGAGTTCAGGGCATATCCCTGGCGTGATCCCAGGGTGATCACTTTCCAGGCCCGGGACCAGCAGCCGGTATATGCCCGTCTCTATACACCAGATCCTGCAAAAAATAACGGGGCAGCGGTTATCTTTGTGCACGGCGCCGGCTACCTGCAGAATGCACATAAATGGTGGAGCAGCTATTTCCGGGAGTATATGTTCCACAATCTTCTCACCGATAAAGGCTTTACCGTTATGGATATCGATTACCGTGGCAGCGCAGGCTATGGCCGTAACTGGCGTACAGGCATCTATCGCTACATGGGAGGCAAAGATCTGGACGATGAAGTGGACGCTGCAAGATATCTGGCAGAAAAATTGCAGGTGGACGCCGGACGTATCGGAATTTACGGTGGCAGCTACGGTGGCTTTATGACACTGATGGCGATGTTCACCAAACCAGGCGTGTTTGCATCGGGAGCTGCATTGCGCTCTGTGACTGACTGGGCGCATTATAATCATGGTTATACGAGCAATATACTGAACGAACCTTTTACAGACAGTATCGCTTACCGCCGGTCGTCGCCCATCTGGTTTGCAGACGGATTGAAAGGACATCTCCTGATGTGCCATGGCATGGTGGATACCAACGTACATTTCCAGGATATAGTAAGACTGTCGCAACGACTGATAGAATTAGGAAAGAATAACTGGGAGCTGGCAGTATATCCTGTAGAAGATCATGGATTTACTACCCCCGGTAGCTGGACGGATGAATATAAAAGAATACTTTTGCTGTTTGAGCGGACGCTCCTGAAGAAATAA
- a CDS encoding histidine phosphatase family protein yields MRILPILFSLLVFAACKQRRSARPTTPVAEDTTFLTGTFYIACHGESYPGEDSSLTPEGHKRAGALYRLLKDSGISKIYTTPYIRSIETADSFRIYRHLDTCIYQADTVGESFIYQLSRREDWGKRIFVVAHRYTILPILHSLRAEIRMTNDDLLGSVKTAKDSIGNMLFIVRKTSAGTELKELRIGNVE; encoded by the coding sequence ATGCGTATACTGCCAATATTATTTTCCCTCCTGGTATTCGCTGCCTGCAAGCAAAGGCGATCTGCCCGGCCTACTACACCGGTAGCGGAAGATACCACGTTTCTGACCGGTACCTTCTATATAGCCTGCCATGGCGAAAGCTATCCCGGGGAAGATTCTTCCCTCACACCTGAAGGGCATAAGCGGGCCGGGGCCCTTTACCGCCTCCTGAAAGACTCCGGTATCAGCAAAATTTACACTACTCCGTATATCCGTTCCATTGAAACGGCCGACAGCTTCCGGATCTATCGTCATCTCGATACCTGCATTTACCAGGCCGATACTGTTGGAGAATCCTTTATTTACCAGCTGTCACGCCGGGAAGACTGGGGCAAACGAATATTCGTGGTAGCACACCGATATACCATTCTTCCCATACTACATAGCCTCCGTGCTGAAATACGAATGACGAATGATGATTTACTCGGCAGCGTAAAAACTGCAAAAGACAGTATCGGGAATATGCTGTTTATTGTGCGGAAAACAAGCGCAGGAACGGAGTTGAAGGAATTAAGAATAGGGAATGTGGAATGA
- the mgtE gene encoding magnesium transporter, producing MENEALLEKFQTLTDERNYRELSVYLDDQLITDIAELIHEDPEQTGMIFNNLSISRAAAAFRILDFPLQEDVIRNLSAAKIAELMNELPADDRTAFLEELPSEAVKELIKLLDPEERRITLSLLGYKENSVGRIMTPDYIAVREEWTVREVLNYIREHGKDSETIDVIYVIDEKGHLLDDFRIREFLLVSPDTVVHTLMDDRFVSLHANDDQEEAIQVFRMENRVALPVVDDQGVLLGIVTIDDMLWIANEEHTEDIQKIGGTEALDEPYLDMPLLKLVKKRVGWLVVLFIGEMLTATAMGFFEDEIAKAVVLALFVPLIISSGGNSGSQASTLIIQAMALGEITVTDWWRVMRREILSGLLLGSVLGSIGFIRILLWNTLFHTYGEHTVLIGSTVGVSLIGVVLWGTLSGSMLPLVLKKCGADPATSSAPFVATLVDVTGLLIYFTVAYTFMKGILL from the coding sequence ATGGAAAACGAAGCTTTACTGGAAAAATTCCAGACACTGACAGATGAAAGAAATTACCGTGAACTGTCGGTTTATCTGGACGACCAGCTGATTACCGACATCGCGGAGTTGATACACGAAGACCCTGAACAGACAGGTATGATCTTCAATAACCTGTCGATCAGCAGAGCGGCGGCGGCTTTCCGTATCCTGGACTTTCCTTTGCAGGAAGATGTGATCCGCAACCTGTCGGCTGCGAAGATCGCTGAGCTGATGAACGAGCTCCCTGCAGATGACCGTACGGCCTTCCTGGAAGAGCTTCCCAGCGAAGCCGTTAAGGAGCTGATCAAGTTGCTTGATCCGGAAGAAAGGCGCATTACCCTTTCCCTGCTTGGCTATAAAGAGAACAGCGTTGGCCGTATCATGACTCCCGACTATATCGCAGTGCGGGAAGAGTGGACGGTAAGGGAAGTACTCAATTATATCCGGGAACATGGAAAGGACAGTGAAACCATTGACGTGATCTATGTGATTGACGAAAAAGGACATTTGCTCGACGACTTCCGTATCCGTGAATTCCTGCTGGTATCGCCGGATACAGTGGTGCATACCCTGATGGATGACCGCTTTGTATCGCTCCATGCCAACGACGATCAGGAAGAAGCCATACAGGTGTTCCGGATGGAAAACAGGGTGGCGCTTCCGGTTGTAGACGATCAGGGCGTATTGCTTGGCATTGTGACCATCGACGATATGTTGTGGATCGCCAATGAAGAACATACGGAAGATATCCAGAAAATAGGTGGTACCGAAGCCCTCGATGAGCCTTACCTTGATATGCCGCTCCTCAAACTGGTAAAGAAAAGGGTAGGCTGGCTTGTTGTTTTATTTATCGGGGAAATGTTGACAGCAACTGCGATGGGATTTTTTGAAGATGAAATTGCCAAAGCGGTTGTGCTGGCGCTCTTTGTACCATTGATCATATCCAGCGGGGGAAACAGCGGTTCCCAGGCTTCCACCCTGATCATCCAGGCCATGGCCCTCGGAGAAATCACAGTAACTGACTGGTGGAGAGTAATGCGCCGGGAAATCCTTTCAGGGCTGCTCCTCGGCAGTGTGCTGGGCTCCATCGGGTTCATACGTATTCTCCTGTGGAACACCCTGTTCCATACCTACGGCGAACATACCGTACTGATTGGCTCTACAGTGGGTGTTTCCCTCATCGGCGTGGTACTATGGGGTACCCTCTCCGGTTCTATGCTGCCGCTTGTCCTGAAAAAATGCGGTGCTGACCCTGCTACCTCCTCTGCCCCCTTTGTAGCCACCCTCGTAGACGTAACCGGCTTGCTCATTTACTTTACGGTGGCGTATACGTTCATGAAAGGAATACTGCTTTAA
- a CDS encoding bestrophin family ion channel encodes MINYNPKDWFTFIFRIHKADTVRKLFPMFIALSIYSAIVAWLELEVWKLSEKSEISKISLMHGLLGFVISLLLVFRTNTAYDRWWEGRRQWGALVNCSRNLAIKLQAILPAADSASRDFFKTMIPNFAFGLKSHLRKTFLPEEMAHLPGHHDLQVDPARHVPNQVAALLTGRIMELYRNGQISGDQLIVLNTELQSLTDVCGACERIRNTPIPFSYSVFIKKFIFFYVMSMPFGYVFSLGYLIIPMIVFIFFVLASLELIAEEIEDPFGHDANDLPLDNICSNIRLHVSELL; translated from the coding sequence ATGATCAATTATAACCCGAAAGACTGGTTTACGTTCATTTTCCGTATCCATAAGGCAGATACGGTAAGAAAGCTATTTCCGATGTTTATAGCCCTCTCCATCTATTCAGCGATAGTGGCCTGGTTGGAGCTGGAGGTATGGAAGCTGTCGGAGAAGAGTGAGATCAGTAAGATATCCCTGATGCATGGCCTGCTGGGCTTTGTAATATCCCTGTTGCTGGTATTTCGTACCAACACGGCGTACGACCGTTGGTGGGAAGGCCGGCGGCAATGGGGCGCCCTGGTGAATTGCAGCCGTAACCTGGCCATCAAGCTGCAGGCCATATTGCCGGCAGCAGATAGTGCCAGCCGGGATTTTTTCAAAACGATGATCCCCAATTTTGCGTTTGGTCTGAAAAGTCATCTGCGTAAGACTTTCCTGCCTGAGGAGATGGCGCATTTGCCGGGGCATCATGATCTGCAGGTAGATCCGGCCCGGCATGTACCGAACCAGGTAGCCGCCCTGCTAACCGGCAGAATTATGGAGTTGTACAGGAATGGCCAGATCAGTGGCGACCAGCTGATTGTTCTCAATACCGAATTACAATCGTTAACGGATGTGTGCGGGGCCTGCGAGCGTATCCGCAATACTCCCATCCCTTTCTCCTACAGTGTATTTATTAAAAAATTTATATTCTTTTATGTGATGTCCATGCCATTTGGATATGTGTTCAGTCTGGGTTATCTTATCATCCCGATGATCGTATTCATATTCTTTGTGCTGGCAAGTTTGGAGCTGATTGCAGAGGAAATAGAGGATCCGTTCGGCCATGATGCCAACGACCTTCCCCTCGACAATATCTGCAGCAATATCCGCCTGCATGTATCAGAATTATTATAA